One genomic segment of Clostridium estertheticum subsp. estertheticum includes these proteins:
- a CDS encoding AI-2E family transporter, whose translation MKDKLDKKYLECVLYVVLGATLIFISYNVVFNFKVLFTTTIGIINAIASIISPLIVGCIIAYLLYPLSKIINTFLVKSLKLKYKPHLISILLTYLVVILLIVILIYSMYAMIGGQISSNQTLSVMFATITDYIKRYNEFFDYINRKITQSGLSLDLKGYLSQAITQVYSYLSVSINSIIMLFAGIGNILVNSFIGLFISFYLLKDHDFFKKLYINSVGLIMRERRFNSLNKTIFEINDIISSFIRGQLLDGLIVGLISSIGLSVIGLDFAFLIGLTAGIANIIPYVGPLIGCIPAIIIGLLSPNPIMAVWAVLLLLAVQQLDSAVISPKVVGDSMGLHPIFVIMAITIGGSIAGIMGMLLSVPIAGIIKLFIMKIITRHSEVKNMEGK comes from the coding sequence TTGAAAGACAAGTTAGATAAAAAGTATCTTGAATGCGTATTATATGTTGTGCTAGGGGCAACCCTAATATTTATAAGTTATAATGTAGTATTTAATTTCAAAGTATTATTTACAACTACCATTGGTATAATAAATGCTATAGCTTCAATTATATCGCCACTTATTGTTGGTTGCATAATTGCTTATCTACTATATCCGTTATCAAAGATTATAAATACTTTTTTAGTTAAGTCACTAAAACTCAAATATAAGCCACATTTGATAAGTATTCTGCTAACATATTTAGTAGTGATTTTATTAATTGTTATACTTATTTATAGTATGTATGCAATGATTGGTGGACAAATTAGTAGCAATCAAACCTTATCGGTTATGTTTGCAACTATAACTGATTATATAAAACGATATAATGAATTTTTTGATTATATTAACAGGAAAATTACGCAGAGTGGTCTTTCTCTTGATCTAAAAGGTTATTTATCTCAAGCTATAACGCAAGTATATTCCTATTTATCGGTCTCTATAAATAGCATTATTATGCTATTTGCAGGTATAGGCAATATTCTTGTGAATAGTTTTATTGGCTTATTCATTTCCTTTTATTTGTTAAAGGACCATGATTTTTTTAAGAAACTTTATATAAATTCTGTGGGACTTATAATGAGAGAAAGAAGGTTTAACAGCCTTAATAAAACTATATTTGAAATTAATGATATTATATCTAGCTTTATAAGAGGGCAATTGCTTGATGGGTTAATAGTTGGCTTAATTAGCAGTATTGGACTATCAGTTATAGGACTTGATTTTGCTTTTCTTATAGGGTTAACAGCAGGTATTGCCAATATTATACCTTATGTTGGTCCACTAATTGGTTGTATTCCAGCAATTATTATTGGTCTTCTTAGTCCAAATCCAATTATGGCTGTTTGGGCAGTTCTTCTACTGCTTGCAGTTCAGCAACTTGATAGTGCTGTTATATCACCAAAAGTTGTAGGAGACAGTATGGGACTTCATCCAATATTCGTAATTATGGCAATAACCATAGGGGGTTCAATAGCAGGTATAATGGGAATGCTTTTATCTGTACCTATTGCTGGTATAATAAAATTATTTATAATGAAGATTATAACAAGGCATTCAGAGGTTAAAAACATGGAAGGTAAGTAG
- a CDS encoding NYN domain-containing protein, with translation MEKDKKIAVLIDADNVSDKYIKYIIDEISNHGTPTYKRIYGDWTKPQLASWKNVLLNYSISPIQQYSYTTGKNSTDAALIIDAMDILYSNNVDGFCIVSSDSDFTKLAARLREAGMYVIGMGEKKTPTPFISACEKFKYLEVLASMAPKHTEVPITKGTQAQEDLKGGMISSIKLVEAIKTIITEISDEDGWAFLGELGSTLNKRYPDFDTRNYGYTKLTPFVASLNIFEIRSTKTSNPSISLKYIRNKE, from the coding sequence ATGGAGAAAGATAAGAAAATTGCAGTTTTGATTGATGCTGATAATGTGTCTGATAAATATATAAAGTATATCATTGATGAAATCTCGAATCATGGTACACCCACGTATAAAAGAATTTATGGAGATTGGACTAAACCTCAACTAGCTTCATGGAAAAATGTATTGCTTAATTATTCTATAAGCCCAATACAACAATATAGCTATACTACAGGTAAAAATTCAACGGATGCAGCACTTATAATAGATGCTATGGACATACTCTATTCAAATAATGTTGATGGATTTTGTATAGTATCTAGTGATAGTGATTTTACTAAATTGGCAGCTAGGCTTCGGGAAGCTGGTATGTATGTTATTGGTATGGGAGAAAAGAAGACTCCTACGCCGTTCATCTCTGCTTGCGAGAAGTTTAAGTATCTTGAAGTATTAGCATCGATGGCACCAAAACATACTGAGGTACCTATTACTAAGGGAACACAAGCTCAAGAAGATTTAAAGGGTGGTATGATAAGCTCTATTAAGTTAGTAGAAGCTATTAAAACCATTATAACTGAGATTTCAGATGAAGATGGTTGGGCATTCTTAGGGGAATTAGGTAGTACTCTTAATAAAAGGTATCCAGACTTTGATACTAGAAATTATGGGTATACAAAACTTACACCGTTTGTTGCATCTCTAAATATTTTTGAGATTAGGTCAACGAAAACTAGTAATCCAAGTATAAGTCTTAAATACATCAGAAATAAAGAGTAA
- the ygiD gene encoding 4,5-DOPA dioxygenase extradiol → MNKKMPVLFIGHGSPMNAVLNNEYTEAIRQLTQNIPRPEAILVISAHWETEGTFITSSDEPEQIYDFYGFPDELYNIKYNPTGSKKYAQIVAEELKDSHVILTEKWGLDHGAWAVLSHLYPKADIPVFQMSLNKLGDEQYHYDLGRKLSKLREKGILIIGSGDIVHNLGIMDYDMDATPFEWATEFDNYICDAILNRKHDKIINYQKIGKSAKLSVPTKEHYLPLLYIAGIQDEEDEVNFIYKGIQHSSMSMTSIKIG, encoded by the coding sequence ATGAACAAAAAAATGCCAGTATTATTTATTGGTCACGGTAGTCCTATGAATGCAGTATTAAATAATGAATATACAGAGGCTATACGTCAATTAACTCAAAATATACCTAGGCCTGAAGCTATTTTAGTAATCTCGGCCCATTGGGAGACTGAGGGTACATTTATTACATCATCAGATGAACCTGAGCAAATTTATGATTTTTATGGTTTTCCAGATGAACTGTATAATATTAAATATAATCCTACTGGATCTAAAAAATATGCACAGATTGTAGCTGAGGAACTTAAGGATTCTCATGTAATACTAACAGAAAAATGGGGATTGGACCATGGTGCTTGGGCTGTACTATCGCATTTGTATCCTAAGGCTGATATACCAGTGTTTCAAATGAGTCTGAATAAATTAGGGGATGAACAGTATCATTATGATCTTGGTAGAAAACTTTCGAAACTTCGTGAAAAAGGAATTTTAATTATAGGAAGTGGAGATATTGTGCATAATTTAGGAATAATGGACTATGATATGGATGCAACTCCATTTGAATGGGCGACTGAATTTGATAATTATATTTGTGATGCTATTTTAAATAGAAAGCATGATAAAATTATAAATTATCAAAAAATAGGGAAAAGTGCCAAGTTATCTGTACCTACAAAGGAACACTATTTACCATTACTCTATATAGCTGGAATACAGGATGAAGAAGATGAAGTTAATTTTATATATAAGGGTATACAACATAGTTCTATGTCTATGACAAGTATAAAAATAGGATGA
- a CDS encoding cation transporter dimerization domain-containing protein, with product MDIFLDIIVVVSADLSVVEGRNITEEIEGKLGSELNITEAVVHVEPEIKSDQNGVE from the coding sequence TTGGATATTTTTCTTGATATAATAGTTGTAGTTAGCGCAGACTTAAGTGTAGTTGAAGGCCGCAATATCACGGAAGAAATTGAAGGTAAATTGGGAAGTGAGCTTAATATTACTGAAGCAGTGGTCCATGTAGAACCTGAAATTAAATCAGATCAAAATGGTGTAGAATGA